Proteins from one Fragaria vesca subsp. vesca linkage group LG6, FraVesHawaii_1.0, whole genome shotgun sequence genomic window:
- the LOC101298918 gene encoding zinc finger AN1 and C2H2 domain-containing stress-associated protein 11-like, producing MGTPEFPDLGKHCSVVECQQIDFLPFTCDSCYKVFCLEHRSYIKHNCPKGDRQNVTVVICPLCAKGVHLIPDEDANITWERHVNTDCDPSNYEKATKKKKCPVPGCREVLTFSNTIKCRDCMADHCLKHRFGPDHKCPGPKKVEAGFPFMGLLNRSRTETPKRNHAPATSSPNWGSSFLSAASSFKASASAGVAKLTNELGQKWQTTKDGVGQSSSEGSRSGQVEECPQCGAKFSSVTTLIDHVQKVHEKGGVRAGVKKLTVDACPKCSKGFRDPVALVEHVEKEHGGTSRA from the exons ATGGGAACTCCGGAATTCCCCGATCTGGGAAAGCATTGCTCCGTCGTCGAATGCCAGCAGATCGACTTCTTGCCATTCACCTGCGATAGCTGCTATAAG GTGTTTTGTTTGGAGCACCGAAGCTACATTAAACACAACTGTCCAAAAGGCGACAGACAAAATGTCACTGTTGTCATCTGCCCCCTCTGTGCCAAAGGAGTTCATCTAATTCCAGATGAAGATGCCAATATTACTTGGGAGAGGCATGTTAACACTGATTGCGACCCTTCAAATTATGAGAAAGCCACGAAGAAGAAAAAATGTCCTGTTCCTGGGTGCAGGGAGGTCTTAACATTTTCGAACACAATCAAGTGCAGGGACTGCATGGCAGACCACTGTTTGAAGCACCGATTTGGACCTGATCATAAGTGTCCTGGACCTAAGAAAGTGGAGGCAGGTTTTCCTTTTATGGGTCTATTAAATAGAAGTAGAACAGAAACACCAAAGCGCAACCATGCTCCTGCCACATCTTCCCCCAATTGGGGTAGTAGCTTTCTTAGTGCAGCTTCATCTTTCAAAGCCTCAGCTTCAGCCGGTGTTGCAAAATTGACTAATGAACTTGGCCAAAAGTGGCAGACAACAAAAGATGGAGTGGGGCAGAGCAGCAGCGAGGGTAGTAGAAGCGGGCAAGTGGAGGAGTGTCCGCAATGTGGTGCTAAGTTCTCCTCGGTCACCACTCTTATAGATCATGTACAAAAAGTTCATGAAAAAGGTGGCGTCCGAGCAGGGGTGAAGAAGTTGACAGTCGATGCCTGCCCAAAGTGTAGTAAAGGATTTCGTGATCCAGTGGCTCTTGTGGAGCATGTTGAGAAGGAGCATGGTGGTACTTCACGAGCATAG